From the Sulfuricurvum sp. genome, one window contains:
- a CDS encoding VWA-like domain-containing protein, which yields MATTSFNERLEKIRVQFLFDHPFLSVLALSIPHKYQSNPHMLFETDGVSIRVDDTKTLGYDDARLKYLYAHVLLHILLKHPFRMKGREKPTWNRSCDIVIELLLSDFQRVGSADEEAMVIESFRDKSVEEVYHALYRESEEGEGQQSDENPNQQKMDIIEHEGDTQVAEEELDALIIQAMGAARKQGNIPASLLEMFDEITKPSIDLHTLLHTYMSESFFDKESDFSRPNRRFIHQGLYLPGYRFDRNRLSFFIFLDRSMSITGEVFARFLGIIDSIVRMSHDFEVSVIPFDERVYSEEKKSYDAQGILPNISFAKGNGGTQFGPVLEYLNTHAGEKNLAVILSDGYFTVDKAPAMQTLFLLSEKQNLKRFERYGDVVYFDL from the coding sequence ATGGCGACTACATCCTTTAACGAGCGACTTGAAAAAATACGGGTTCAATTTCTTTTTGACCATCCGTTTTTAAGCGTCCTAGCACTCTCGATTCCACATAAATACCAGAGTAATCCACACATGCTTTTCGAGACCGATGGGGTGAGTATCCGTGTGGATGATACCAAAACGCTTGGGTATGATGATGCTCGTCTCAAATATCTCTACGCCCATGTACTGCTCCATATTCTCCTCAAACACCCTTTCAGAATGAAGGGACGAGAAAAGCCGACATGGAATCGCAGTTGTGACATCGTGATCGAACTTTTACTCAGCGATTTTCAGCGGGTAGGATCAGCGGATGAAGAGGCGATGGTGATCGAGTCATTTCGCGACAAAAGTGTAGAGGAGGTGTACCATGCCCTCTACCGTGAGAGCGAAGAGGGGGAAGGGCAACAATCCGATGAAAATCCCAATCAGCAAAAAATGGACATTATCGAACATGAGGGGGATACTCAGGTCGCCGAAGAAGAGCTCGATGCACTGATTATCCAAGCGATGGGAGCGGCGAGGAAGCAGGGTAATATCCCCGCCTCGCTGCTAGAGATGTTCGATGAAATCACCAAACCCTCGATCGATCTGCATACACTGTTACATACCTATATGTCGGAGAGTTTTTTCGATAAAGAGTCCGATTTCTCCCGTCCAAATCGTCGTTTTATCCATCAGGGGCTTTATCTTCCCGGATACCGCTTTGATCGTAACCGTCTGAGTTTTTTCATCTTTTTGGATCGTTCTATGAGTATTACAGGGGAAGTGTTTGCGAGGTTTCTAGGGATTATCGACTCTATTGTTAGAATGAGTCATGATTTTGAGGTGAGTGTGATTCCTTTCGATGAGCGGGTTTATAGTGAAGAGAAAAAGAGCTACGACGCACAGGGGATATTACCTAATATTAGTTTTGCAAAAGGGAACGGTGGAACGCAGTTTGGACCCGTTTTAGAGTATTTAAACACCCATGCAGGGGAAAAGAACCTCGCGGTGATACTCAGTGATGGCTATTTTACGGTGGATAAGGCTCCCGCAATGCAAACCCTCTTTTTACTGAGCGAAAAACAAAATTTGAAAAGGTTTGAACGTTATGGAGACGTCGTCTACTTTGACTTATAG
- a CDS encoding ArsC/Spx/MgsR family protein, with the protein MVKLVIFYEKPFCAANAKQKQILRSSGCTLIERNLLEHGLDAQTLRSFMGDKKISDWFNPAAPAIKNGEIFPETLDEVEAMELLISNPILIRRPLMIIGTEKLCGFDEKKVSELLERYVEAMPKINCLEKGCLEKRAE; encoded by the coding sequence ATGGTCAAATTGGTCATTTTTTATGAAAAACCCTTTTGTGCAGCTAATGCCAAACAAAAACAAATACTACGATCATCCGGTTGTACCCTTATTGAACGTAATCTTCTCGAACACGGCTTAGATGCACAAACTCTTCGGAGTTTTATGGGGGATAAAAAAATATCTGATTGGTTCAATCCTGCTGCACCTGCTATCAAAAATGGTGAGATTTTTCCCGAAACACTGGATGAAGTCGAGGCAATGGAGCTTTTGATCTCCAATCCGATTTTGATTCGCCGACCGTTGATGATAATAGGAACAGAAAAGTTGTGTGGATTTGATGAGAAAAAAGTTTCTGAGTTACTGGAACGTTATGTCGAAGCGATGCCGAAGATTAATTGTTTAGAAAAAGGGTGTTTGGAAAAAAGGGCGGAGTAA
- a CDS encoding diguanylate cyclase, whose product MMNQIDNLNLPFTKRYLLATILIIVFFCITFFPLHLLLNISKSTPTLINIAGKQRMLSQRISSLTQHYYLHNEKHDLNDIRSIEYSLTKAISDMDEGNHKLSTGHLDHETTLKLSDTLKDIYFGKTQLKVRIDEYLHLVNRLMNLQSSDNLEVIAHEIILQSDSLLPDLDKAVMQYQHEGEETIALINEIEFLIWVSIFFIFLLQIIFLFQPMVHKIHELLKELQWNETHLEQEIEQRMISLEQSNYTLQQLASHDPLTGLKNRLNLEQELEGLINHYKEHHRPFAVAMIDIDWFKKINDNYGHDIGDVVLIELSKLIEQNIRPEDSAYRAGGEEFVIIFNRIEDYKAVEKMEDLRLLIEEHHFVSARESLKITISGGLYHPNWIKPESIQKVLKLVDEALYEAKHSGRNQIISTRYQMGNFTSSIASNCVIILQRTPPFKALYADFDIIDLIGYSNDMLMSGEITFRDLVYCEDNDFLDRLQNESQSFLTTIRINHFLGHIKILKIECIVRDDIWKIQIQDPIALAKSVEEQMLLNNFEAMMRNSDDFIYFKDRFHVFTAGSETLLKLTNVLKKEDLVGKTDYEVFPREYADHYFVLEKKVFSGEVDVASEIQPYRDNNGHSGWVDNRKYPIKNSDGEIIGLFGIARIVSESSQCIKET is encoded by the coding sequence ATGATGAATCAAATTGATAATTTGAATTTACCTTTTACAAAACGTTATCTTTTAGCAACAATATTGATCATCGTATTTTTCTGTATTACTTTTTTCCCCTTGCATCTATTATTAAATATTTCCAAATCTACACCTACACTCATTAATATAGCTGGAAAACAGCGAATGCTCTCTCAACGTATTTCATCATTAACTCAGCACTATTATTTACATAATGAGAAACATGATTTGAATGATATTAGAAGTATCGAATATTCTCTAACTAAAGCAATATCTGATATGGATGAGGGTAATCATAAGCTCTCCACAGGACATTTAGATCACGAAACAACACTAAAACTCTCCGATACATTAAAAGATATCTATTTTGGAAAAACACAATTAAAAGTGCGCATTGATGAATATTTACACTTAGTCAATCGGCTAATGAATCTTCAAAGCAGTGATAATTTAGAGGTGATAGCCCATGAAATAATTCTACAATCAGACTCTTTACTGCCGGATTTGGATAAAGCAGTTATGCAATATCAGCATGAGGGTGAAGAGACAATAGCGCTAATCAACGAAATAGAATTTTTAATATGGGTATCTATTTTTTTTATTTTTCTGTTACAGATTATTTTTCTTTTCCAACCCATGGTTCATAAAATTCATGAACTACTAAAAGAATTACAATGGAATGAAACCCATCTTGAACAAGAGATAGAACAAAGAATGATAAGTTTAGAGCAGAGTAATTATACATTACAGCAACTGGCGTCGCATGACCCTTTGACAGGGTTGAAAAATCGACTTAATTTAGAGCAAGAACTTGAAGGATTAATTAATCACTATAAAGAGCATCATCGCCCATTTGCCGTGGCAATGATCGATATTGATTGGTTTAAAAAGATTAATGATAATTATGGACATGATATCGGCGATGTAGTTTTGATAGAACTTTCAAAGTTAATTGAACAAAATATACGTCCTGAAGATAGCGCTTATCGTGCCGGCGGTGAAGAATTCGTTATTATTTTTAATCGTATCGAAGATTATAAAGCGGTTGAAAAAATGGAAGATTTACGCCTATTAATAGAGGAACACCATTTTGTATCCGCTCGTGAGTCTTTAAAAATAACGATTAGCGGTGGATTATATCACCCTAATTGGATAAAACCAGAGAGTATTCAAAAAGTTTTAAAATTGGTTGATGAAGCTCTCTATGAAGCAAAACATTCCGGTAGAAATCAAATCATCAGTACACGATATCAAATGGGCAACTTTACCTCATCAATAGCATCGAATTGTGTCATTATCCTCCAACGTACCCCACCGTTTAAAGCACTTTACGCCGATTTTGATATTATTGATTTGATTGGGTATAGTAACGATATGCTGATGTCAGGTGAGATTACTTTTAGAGATTTAGTGTATTGTGAAGATAATGATTTTTTAGATCGATTACAAAATGAATCTCAATCTTTTCTAACTACGATACGGATAAATCATTTTCTAGGACATATAAAAATATTAAAAATTGAATGTATAGTACGTGATGATATTTGGAAAATTCAGATTCAAGATCCTATTGCATTAGCAAAATCAGTTGAAGAGCAAATGCTACTGAATAATTTTGAAGCTATGATGAGAAATAGTGATGATTTTATCTATTTTAAAGACCGTTTTCATGTATTTACTGCCGGAAGTGAAACTCTGTTAAAATTGACAAATGTCTTAAAAAAAGAAGATTTGGTTGGAAAAACAGACTATGAAGTATTCCCTAGAGAGTATGCGGATCACTATTTTGTCTTGGAAAAAAAGGTTTTTAGCGGAGAAGTCGATGTTGCGTCTGAAATTCAGCCCTACCGCGATAATAATGGTCACTCAGGCTGGGTTGATAATCGAAAGTACCCAATCAAGAATAGTGATGGAGAGATAATTGGATTGTTTGGAATAGCCCGTATTGTTTCTGAATCGAGTCAATGTATAAAGGAAACATAA
- a CDS encoding HD domain-containing phosphohydrolase: MIKGNEQKIFIGLTAILSFIGLMIVLLILNNAKAEQIEQSQHLVVQEATAHYTMIKEMEIWHNKFGGVFKEGINNDDYHFNIYSLKPKNEQNHAVGFVRNALINLKKNPKQSLYYRFSPDNRQFDFVGVLYTQPKCITCHSNFVVGELRGGIEITLPLTKYHDALETIKRQFHIFYFMVIGVYLFGLGLLLYFIHNIFNNKEKIEELNSSLEKKVKERTKEVQVLYTREHYLKRLLETITELNESLISTYSLGSIIETSLETLKHHPNYKIILFGHFDGEVFHQRYISGDIYGIFTKEHISLEELGNYPNYCSIHNAVINRHWNIQNPCLIELPFRNRSRHEDYELSASIAFPLIEDDKSGLDILTFWTNREEGFDEEEINILDTVVHDITMALSAYKQRKMNEHLQKEQINNYEETILAFVDMIEQRDAYTAGHTLRVAKYSRKLATYLKIDEVMIHKIEKAAILHDIGKIATPDTILLKPGRLNALEYELIKNHVTAGYKMLSKVKMYAELAEIMKFHHEHYDGRGYPYGLKGDEIPMEAHIMMVADAFDAMTTNRIYKGRLTVQDAISELNKKSGIQFHPSVVDAANHVLVDEVILQTTQMPQSDLEKQRFSYFFNDNLTGLYNEGYLQLMLHQIDTQLYVYIVRLHNITTFNKHMSWNKGNELLLSVANQLKEYFPEAKIFRFEGDDFLILSSILTFFEENMINLKDNDPESIVTVEVESMLIRDSDDVHQLEPYII, encoded by the coding sequence ATGATTAAAGGAAATGAACAAAAAATATTTATAGGGTTGACCGCCATATTGAGTTTTATCGGCTTAATGATTGTTCTATTGATACTAAATAATGCCAAAGCGGAGCAAATAGAACAGTCACAGCATCTTGTCGTCCAAGAAGCAACTGCCCATTACACTATGATTAAAGAGATGGAAATATGGCACAATAAATTTGGAGGAGTTTTTAAAGAGGGGATTAACAACGACGATTATCATTTTAATATCTACAGTTTAAAACCAAAAAATGAACAAAACCATGCTGTCGGATTTGTTAGAAATGCCCTGATTAATCTTAAAAAAAATCCAAAGCAATCACTCTACTACCGTTTTTCTCCCGATAATAGACAATTCGATTTTGTAGGGGTTTTGTATACGCAACCAAAATGTATCACCTGCCATTCTAATTTTGTTGTCGGTGAGTTGCGTGGGGGGATTGAGATTACCTTGCCGTTGACAAAATACCATGATGCCCTAGAGACCATCAAACGGCAGTTTCATATTTTTTATTTTATGGTTATCGGAGTCTATCTCTTCGGACTGGGATTACTCCTCTATTTCATCCATAATATATTCAACAATAAAGAAAAAATCGAAGAATTAAATAGCTCGTTGGAGAAAAAAGTTAAAGAGCGTACCAAAGAGGTACAGGTTCTTTACACTAGGGAACATTATTTAAAAAGACTTCTTGAAACGATAACCGAGTTAAATGAATCTCTTATAAGTACCTACTCACTTGGTTCAATTATCGAAACTAGTTTAGAGACACTCAAGCACCATCCTAACTATAAAATTATTTTGTTTGGACACTTTGATGGGGAGGTGTTTCATCAACGCTATATTTCGGGAGATATTTATGGAATTTTTACCAAAGAGCATATCTCATTAGAAGAATTGGGTAATTACCCGAATTATTGTTCTATCCATAATGCCGTTATCAATCGCCATTGGAATATTCAAAATCCTTGTCTTATAGAGCTTCCTTTCAGAAACCGTAGCCGTCACGAAGATTATGAGTTAAGTGCATCGATTGCTTTTCCGCTTATCGAAGATGATAAAAGCGGATTGGATATTTTGACATTTTGGACGAATCGAGAAGAAGGTTTTGATGAAGAGGAGATAAATATACTCGATACCGTAGTACACGATATTACAATGGCATTAAGTGCTTATAAACAGCGTAAAATGAATGAACATCTCCAAAAAGAGCAGATTAATAACTACGAAGAGACCATTTTGGCATTTGTAGACATGATTGAACAACGTGATGCGTATACAGCAGGACATACCTTACGTGTGGCGAAGTATTCACGTAAATTAGCGACGTACTTAAAAATAGATGAGGTGATGATCCATAAAATCGAAAAGGCGGCGATTCTCCACGATATCGGTAAAATCGCTACTCCTGACACGATTTTACTCAAACCAGGACGTCTTAATGCTCTGGAATACGAGTTGATTAAAAATCATGTTACGGCAGGGTATAAAATGCTCTCCAAAGTCAAAATGTATGCTGAACTCGCGGAGATTATGAAGTTTCATCACGAACACTATGACGGAAGAGGGTATCCGTATGGATTAAAGGGGGATGAAATCCCAATGGAAGCTCATATTATGATGGTCGCTGATGCTTTTGATGCGATGACGACGAATCGTATTTACAAAGGGAGACTAACGGTTCAAGATGCGATTAGTGAATTAAATAAAAAAAGCGGTATACAATTTCATCCGAGTGTTGTCGATGCGGCAAATCATGTTTTAGTCGATGAAGTGATCTTGCAAACAACTCAAATGCCACAAAGTGATTTGGAAAAACAACGCTTTTCATACTTTTTTAATGATAATCTCACGGGGCTATATAATGAAGGATATTTGCAACTTATGTTGCATCAGATAGATACTCAATTATACGTATATATTGTACGTCTCCACAATATTACAACGTTTAACAAACATATGTCATGGAATAAAGGGAATGAACTACTCTTATCAGTAGCAAATCAGCTCAAAGAATATTTTCCTGAGGCAAAAATTTTCCGTTTTGAGGGGGATGATTTTTTAATTTTATCATCTATTTTGACTTTTTTTGAAGAGAATATGATTAATTTAAAAGATAATGATCCAGAGAGTATTGTAACAGTTGAGGTTGAGTCAATGCTTATCCGTGACAGTGATGATGTTCATCAACTTGAGCCTTATATTATATGA
- a CDS encoding MoxR family ATPase: MNPQSAKRSLAHLCERKVPVFLWGPPGIGKSSIVAQIAREADIGFIDLRLSLLDPTDLRGIPFFNSKNDSAIWAPPAFLPDGSQERGILFLDELNTAAPMVQASAYQLILDRKIGEYRLPDGWAIVAAGNRESDRGVVFRMAAPLANRFVHLEMEANVEDWRNWAIGSGIDPTIIAYISHRPDALFVFNAESRSFATPRTWQYVDDIMASNPEEDLVMAMVSGAIGEELAASYLGFRMVASQLPDLDAIMDGTCVDVPSDPSALHILSTALTMRVNDYTSSKKLNNLITYTLKLPGEFAVMIIQDLRARKIELDHVESWPLWMRQFNTLLR, encoded by the coding sequence ATGAACCCTCAAAGCGCAAAACGCTCTCTTGCACATTTGTGTGAACGAAAAGTTCCCGTATTTTTGTGGGGACCTCCAGGGATTGGTAAATCCTCAATTGTTGCACAGATTGCACGTGAAGCAGATATCGGGTTTATTGATTTGCGTCTCTCACTTCTCGATCCGACCGATTTGCGTGGGATACCATTTTTTAATTCAAAAAATGACAGTGCTATTTGGGCACCTCCGGCGTTTTTACCTGATGGTTCGCAGGAGAGGGGGATACTCTTTCTCGATGAGCTAAATACCGCTGCACCGATGGTACAAGCTTCTGCATATCAGTTAATATTAGACCGTAAAATCGGTGAATATCGTCTCCCTGATGGATGGGCGATTGTGGCGGCGGGGAACCGTGAGAGCGATCGCGGGGTGGTGTTTCGGATGGCGGCACCGTTGGCAAATCGGTTTGTCCATCTGGAAATGGAGGCAAATGTCGAAGACTGGCGTAACTGGGCGATAGGCTCAGGGATTGATCCGACTATCATCGCTTATATCTCCCACCGTCCCGATGCGCTGTTTGTCTTTAATGCCGAGAGTAGGTCGTTTGCGACACCGCGCACATGGCAGTATGTGGATGACATCATGGCCTCCAATCCCGAAGAGGATTTGGTGATGGCGATGGTGAGCGGTGCTATCGGTGAGGAGTTGGCGGCTTCGTATCTGGGGTTTCGCATGGTTGCTTCACAGCTCCCTGATTTGGACGCGATCATGGATGGGACGTGTGTGGATGTACCGAGTGATCCATCGGCTCTTCATATCCTCAGCACGGCACTCACAATGCGGGTAAATGATTATACGAGCAGTAAAAAACTGAATAATCTCATCACCTACACCCTCAAACTCCCCGGTGAGTTTGCGGTGATGATTATCCAAGACCTTCGCGCACGGAAAATCGAACTTGACCACGTCGAGAGCTGGCCGTTGTGGATGCGCCAGTTCAACACACTCTTACGATAA
- a CDS encoding VWA-like domain-containing protein, producing the protein MKSEQLLLKAKSLLTVKYPYFGMLASRLNFEQSEDISGYASNGKRFIYNVEFLERRSVEEVMFILTNAVMHHVLAHQQRKLNRRGRLWQLATDYAINNLLFKSGLTIPQGANYNKEYEGMYAEEIYDALKNNLNLDEGDAYGESGENVPQNTMMEQESDDASGFANIDGIADEMDTGDELQWQYAASIAQEVAQRKGAMPLGLERLGKKVKAADVDWRFELYNAVNRHMRNNYAFMPPNKKHIHRGIALPSLTSDTLSLCVAVDTSGSIDDALLGAFMEEFKSIMQNFPSVKIELIIADAKVHAHHTFISGDPMDFPLKGGGGTDYRPTFDYVEANLPMTTMLLYFTDGEGSYPRIPPNYEVLWALSRKAKIPFGRGLVIFNS; encoded by the coding sequence ATGAAGAGCGAACAACTACTCCTCAAAGCAAAATCTCTATTAACTGTCAAATATCCCTATTTCGGGATGCTTGCATCGAGACTTAATTTTGAGCAAAGTGAGGATATTTCGGGATACGCTAGTAACGGGAAACGGTTTATCTATAACGTCGAATTTTTAGAGCGTCGAAGTGTGGAGGAGGTGATGTTTATCCTCACCAACGCCGTGATGCACCACGTCCTAGCTCATCAACAGCGAAAATTGAACCGTAGAGGACGGTTGTGGCAATTGGCGACCGATTACGCCATCAACAATCTCCTCTTCAAAAGTGGTTTGACTATCCCTCAAGGGGCGAACTATAATAAAGAGTATGAGGGGATGTACGCCGAAGAGATTTACGATGCACTGAAAAATAATCTTAACCTCGATGAGGGGGATGCTTATGGTGAGAGTGGGGAGAATGTCCCGCAAAACACTATGATGGAGCAAGAGAGTGATGATGCATCAGGCTTTGCCAATATCGATGGTATCGCGGATGAGATGGATACGGGGGATGAGTTGCAATGGCAATACGCCGCATCCATCGCACAGGAAGTAGCACAGCGTAAGGGGGCAATGCCGTTAGGACTAGAGAGACTGGGAAAAAAGGTGAAAGCCGCCGATGTGGATTGGCGGTTTGAACTCTATAATGCAGTCAATCGTCACATGCGTAACAACTACGCCTTTATGCCTCCGAATAAAAAGCATATTCATAGAGGAATCGCTCTGCCATCGCTCACCAGTGACACCCTAAGCCTCTGCGTCGCAGTCGATACGAGCGGTTCCATCGATGATGCGCTTTTGGGAGCATTTATGGAGGAGTTTAAATCGATCATGCAAAATTTCCCATCTGTCAAAATCGAGCTGATTATCGCCGATGCAAAGGTCCACGCACACCATACCTTTATCAGCGGGGACCCTATGGATTTTCCTCTCAAGGGGGGAGGTGGAACCGATTATCGTCCGACGTTCGATTATGTCGAAGCAAATCTTCCGATGACGACGATGCTCCTCTATTTTACCGACGGTGAGGGATCATACCCCCGTATACCACCAAACTATGAAGTGCTTTGGGCATTGTCGCGAAAAGCGAAAATCCCCTTTGGGAGAGGCTTGGTGATTTTTAATAGCTAA
- a CDS encoding NifU family protein, producing the protein MEELRTHYHYFSNEEGDGYEIYSCDIPDLKGFGETYDEAMDDLRKNLKRHKEKSMEALSLMESAIIAFDRKDYKTAKSIWEPLSATNTDAMVNLGTMYVKGFGVERNISVAFTLFERAAAYGHETAAFYMGGMYENGIGVSADTAEAIRYYTIAAEANMPTAQLKLGTLLRDVDALNSMQWMIRAAHAGEAQAHALLTYVSNMSQATDINVAFRMMDESSQRAKVEMVIAENLAPTLASDGGGIELIHYIGGDTPEIWLRYLGACSGCHLGPTSTAGMILEQFEKVIDKKIVIYLW; encoded by the coding sequence ATGGAAGAATTACGAACCCATTATCACTATTTTAGTAATGAGGAGGGGGATGGCTATGAAATTTATAGTTGTGATATCCCTGATTTAAAAGGGTTTGGGGAAACCTACGATGAAGCAATGGACGATCTGCGTAAAAATTTAAAACGACATAAGGAGAAAAGTATGGAAGCACTATCATTAATGGAGAGCGCAATAATAGCATTCGATAGAAAAGATTATAAAACAGCAAAATCGATTTGGGAACCACTGAGTGCGACCAATACGGACGCGATGGTTAATCTGGGAACCATGTATGTTAAAGGGTTTGGTGTAGAGCGTAATATCTCTGTGGCATTTACACTGTTTGAACGTGCCGCAGCGTATGGACATGAGACAGCTGCATTTTACATGGGGGGAATGTATGAAAACGGAATCGGTGTGAGTGCTGATACCGCTGAGGCTATCCGCTACTACACGATTGCTGCCGAAGCTAACATGCCAACCGCACAACTTAAATTGGGGACTTTACTTCGTGATGTAGATGCTTTAAACTCGATGCAATGGATGATCCGTGCCGCTCATGCAGGGGAAGCACAAGCTCACGCACTCCTCACCTATGTGAGTAATATGTCACAAGCGACCGACATAAATGTCGCATTTCGAATGATGGATGAATCCTCGCAACGTGCCAAAGTCGAAATGGTAATCGCTGAGAATCTCGCTCCTACTCTCGCAAGTGATGGTGGTGGGATTGAGTTGATACATTATATCGGCGGTGATACACCTGAAATCTGGTTACGTTATTTGGGTGCATGTTCGGGATGTCATCTCGGGCCTACTTCGACAGCGGGGATGATTTTAGAGCAGTTTGAAAAGGTTATTGATAAAAAGATTGTTATTTATCTCTGGTAA
- a CDS encoding TOBE domain-containing protein, with protein MNTFSAKVEDIKSDQFFSCITVRANNTELKLLKTEAPKWLHIGDEVECRVQEAAIAICKGAKEGSVSIENHIGGELQHFRKGLVLSEVSVNTPCGKLNSLITTDAFERMELCEGCNVTLLLKAVDIKLMPVLDSTSYEKCTEQLYKTN; from the coding sequence ATGAATACGTTTAGCGCAAAAGTTGAAGATATTAAAAGTGATCAGTTTTTTAGTTGCATTACAGTACGTGCTAATAATACGGAATTAAAACTTCTCAAAACCGAAGCACCCAAATGGCTCCATATCGGCGATGAGGTGGAGTGTCGTGTTCAAGAGGCGGCAATAGCAATCTGCAAGGGAGCTAAAGAGGGGAGTGTCTCCATAGAAAACCATATAGGTGGTGAACTCCAACATTTTCGTAAGGGGTTGGTGCTGAGTGAAGTGAGTGTCAATACCCCCTGCGGGAAACTTAACTCTTTGATAACAACTGATGCCTTCGAGCGAATGGAACTTTGTGAGGGGTGCAATGTGACATTGCTCTTAAAAGCAGTCGATATCAAGCTCATGCCGGTATTGGATTCTACCTCGTATGAAAAATGCACAGAGCAATTGTATAAAACAAACTAA
- a CDS encoding 4Fe-4S dicluster domain-containing protein: MAVMITDSCINCDACVDECPVSAIASEGDSPRTDWEFTYVKPEKCIECVGHASTPACAAACPTEGCIVWDMPYTAEYNDYYVNSSDYVISESKKRGLLSPETAPQTFRDDITIAAREAREAVAV, from the coding sequence ATGGCTGTAATGATTACTGATTCTTGTATCAATTGTGATGCATGTGTTGATGAGTGTCCTGTAAGTGCAATCGCGAGTGAGGGTGATTCACCACGTACTGATTGGGAATTTACTTATGTAAAACCTGAAAAATGTATTGAGTGTGTCGGTCATGCGTCGACTCCAGCTTGTGCTGCGGCTTGTCCTACTGAGGGTTGTATCGTTTGGGATATGCCTTACACGGCTGAATACAATGATTACTATGTAAATAGTTCTGATTATGTTATAAGTGAGTCGAAAAAACGTGGTCTTCTTTCACCGGAAACTGCTCCACAAACTTTCCGTGATGATATCACCATTGCAGCGCGTGAAGCACGCGAAGCAGTAGCGGTTTAA
- a CDS encoding NifB/NifX family molybdenum-iron cluster-binding protein, which translates to MLIAFASTDGVTVNQHFGWSKSFELYRITEQCAEYIKTLDSSQDDIEDEHEKLAYKISSIKEADILYCSQIGPTASKMVLASKIYPMRSGENDRIDETIVKLQELLLGNPPPWLQRIVHTTKDKEI; encoded by the coding sequence GTGCTTATTGCGTTTGCTTCAACCGACGGTGTCACGGTAAATCAACATTTTGGATGGTCAAAGAGTTTTGAACTCTATCGAATTACCGAGCAATGTGCTGAATATATCAAAACATTGGACAGTTCACAAGACGATATTGAAGACGAACACGAAAAGCTCGCATATAAAATTAGTTCCATAAAAGAGGCAGATATACTTTATTGCTCTCAAATTGGTCCTACCGCTTCGAAAATGGTATTGGCATCCAAAATATATCCGATGCGCTCTGGAGAAAATGATCGAATCGATGAGACGATTGTAAAACTCCAAGAGTTGTTATTAGGCAATCCGCCACCGTGGTTACAAAGAATAGTACACACCACAAAAGACAAGGAGATTTAA
- a CDS encoding 4Fe-4S dicluster domain-containing protein: MSVIIDDTCITCDACLQQCPVNAIIDDTESPMGNKRYYVQPEKCIECVGVYDDPQCAAICPSIGCITWDMPFTKEFDAHFLNGEMYKLGEKNGVPKSPAFREKKYRKDIPNEMRGVGHVVQEEPNDLEEVG; this comes from the coding sequence ATGTCTGTAATTATTGATGATACTTGCATCACTTGTGATGCGTGTTTACAACAATGTCCGGTTAATGCGATCATAGATGATACTGAAAGCCCGATGGGGAATAAGCGTTATTACGTTCAACCAGAGAAGTGTATCGAGTGTGTCGGTGTGTATGATGACCCTCAATGTGCGGCGATTTGTCCGAGTATCGGATGTATTACATGGGATATGCCCTTTACTAAAGAGTTTGATGCGCATTTCCTTAATGGTGAAATGTATAAACTGGGTGAGAAAAACGGTGTCCCTAAATCTCCTGCATTTCGAGAGAAAAAATATCGTAAAGATATCCCTAATGAGATGCGTGGAGTAGGGCATGTTGTCCAAGAAGAACCAAATGATCTCGAAGAAGTAGGGTGA